GTGGATGCCCATCGTCCTGATTGCGAGCATGAATGCAAATGCCGACTCGGGATCTATCGCGGAGAAATTCGCCGAGTCACGTCGCGCATCAACAAAGGGGTGATGGACTCCATTATTTGCGACGATTGCCGTTACAACCATTACAACATCGAAGATTGGGTCATTGAAGTTTAATTGGAGGTTAGGCAATCTTGCCTGACGTGTCATTGCGAGGAACGCAGTGACGAAGCAATCCCAATATTGAAGTGACTTGTTTATCGAGTTAAGAGTCGATGAGGTATGAAATGAAGCTAAGTTTTAATAATGGAAATGTTCTTATTGACATTGAAAGTCAACAAGATCAGATAAACGCTTATAAGTTACTTGTTACGGTTACAGACGGAGTTCAATCAATCGAGTACGATTTGCTAATCTTGAAATCGAAGATTGTCAAGGAAGAAGCACTTGAAGTGTACATTAGTGGAGATGTGAAGAGTCTCTTAGTAAGTGAGACTGCCAAAGGAGTTTCAACTCTCAAACCATCGTATGATGATTCAAAGATGGGCTATTACTTAACAAGGCGTGAACCTTTACCAGATTTGTCATGAACGAACTTTTACTCCTCATCCTTGAGAAAGCCGGATTCGCCGTGATTCTATTCTCGGCAATCATGGGGCTTGCCTCCTATGCGACGCTCGCTGAGCGCCGGATAGCCTCATGGATGCAGGATCGGATTGGCCCCAATCGCGCCGGTCCGTGGGGACTGCTACAGCCCGCCGCCGATGGTATCAAATTCTTCTTGAAAGAAGAAATGATTCCGGCAAACGTTCACAAAATCTTCTACATCATTGCGCCCGGTATCGCCGCCATTCCTCCGATTTTATTGACTGCGGCAATTCCCTGGGGCAATAAAATCATTCTCTTTGGCCGAGAAATATCGCTCCAGATGATCGATGTCAATGCCGGATTGCTCTTTGTTTTCGCCTTTGCGTCGATTGGCATCTATGGCGTGATGTTGGGCGGGTGGGCGTCGAACAACAAGTTTTCCTTGATGGGGAGCCTGAGGGCGAGCAGCCAGGTTATTAGTTACGAATTGGCGCAAGGAACCGCCGTCGTTGGCGTACTACTACTTGCCGGAACGCTGTCGCTTCGTGAGATTGTAGAGCAACAGGACACTTTTGCGAAATGGTACATCTGGCGGCAGCCGATTGGATTCTTCATTTTCTTTGTCGCGTCGCTTGCCGAATGTGCGCGGATGCCGTTCGACTTACCGGAGTCGGAAAATGAATTGGTTGGCGGCTACCATACTGAATACAGCTCGATGAAATTCGGTCTCTTTCAGGTCTCCGAATACATTCACATGATTGTTGCTTCCTCGCTGATGGCGACGCTCTATCTTGGCGGTTGGCAAGTCCCATTCATGACGGTTTCTGCACAACCGACGCTATTTGAGTCGTTGCTCGGCGTTGGTGCGATCGTTACGAAAACGCTGTTGTTCATTTTCGTTTTTATGTGGTTGCGTTGGACCTTACCGCGCTTCCGGTACGATCAGTTAATGCGGTTAGGTTGGAAAGTGTTATTGGAAGGTGCCTTTATCTG
This sequence is a window from bacterium. Protein-coding genes within it:
- the nuoH gene encoding NADH-quinone oxidoreductase subunit NuoH, which gives rise to MNELLLLILEKAGFAVILFSAIMGLASYATLAERRIASWMQDRIGPNRAGPWGLLQPAADGIKFFLKEEMIPANVHKIFYIIAPGIAAIPPILLTAAIPWGNKIILFGREISLQMIDVNAGLLFVFAFASIGIYGVMLGGWASNNKFSLMGSLRASSQVISYELAQGTAVVGVLLLAGTLSLREIVEQQDTFAKWYIWRQPIGFFIFFVASLAECARMPFDLPESENELVGGYHTEYSSMKFGLFQVSEYIHMIVASSLMATLYLGGWQVPFMTVSAQPTLFESLLGVGAIVTKTLLFIFVFMWLRWTLPRFRYDQLMRLGWKVLLEGAFIWVIITAILVLAWPFYTTWF